Part of the Oceanispirochaeta sp. genome, ACATCAACATCCCTTTCAACCTGGATGGAACACCTTCGGAAGCCGTGAGTTATGCAGCAGGCCTCGATCTGGGGATTACCAGTTTTCTATCGGTCCAATCAGGAATTCAAATAAAAACAGGGCTTCCACGATTCAGTATAGGTTCATCTTTGGATATGGATCGCTTCAGTTTGACGGCAAATTATACATTGGATCTTACCACTCAAGTAACAACTCTGGATCGTTTCAGTCTTGCTCTGAAGCTCAACCTGGGAGATTTTGGCAGGATGAGCCGTCTTGAGCGAGCCCAACTTCTCTATCTCCAGGGATTGGAAGAGTATGCTAACGGACAAATCAGTAAAGCCATTGCCCTTTGGGAAGAAAGCCTGAAGATCCGTCCTGAATTAACACCTGCAAAAGAAATGATTGAAACGGCAAGGAAAACTCAGGAACTGAACCAGATCATCCAAGACCGTCAGACCATTGATGAATGATATTTTAAAAAAGATTTAATCTGTTTAATCAGCTCATTCAGCTCTGAAGGGAATTTATTTTTTTTAGGGATTTTTTTGTTTTTTTTGTTTTTTTCCAAAAGTCGTAATAATAGGATCAGTTCTTTTTTTCCGGAAGTAAAAAAGACCGGAACTGCTCCCGAATCAACAAGACTCTTTTGTTCCATGTCGTTCATGGAAGCCAGTTTTTCAAGATATAATTCCACCTGAACCAGAAAATCACTGGAATTGTAAGGAATATCTGCAAGATACTGTTCGATTTCCACTTTTTTATGGATGACTGTATCAGATTTATACTGTTGGTTTTTCAAACGGTACCAGGAAAATCCTGCTATTAAAAGTGACAGGACGATTTCATCCACAAGGGGAAGAGGGTCTCTAATCACATAGGAGAAAAAATAATAGGAAACAAGAAACACTCCCGCAGATATAAGAAGATGAAAAACAAACCGTGAATCATTTATCCAACTGTTCACTGAATTTTCAATGTCAATTTTCAATTCAGTTTTGATATAATCCAAATCCTCATCCGAGATAGACTCTGAAAAGGAAACCTTCATATTTTCCTCGCTCAGATGCTCAATCAGATTCTGAGGTGTACACTCATTTAACACTAGTTTTTTGTCTTTCCATTTGAGGTAAATTACATTTTTCATTTCAGTGATACTCCCTATTCTGGAGCCGGAGGCATAATCTCCAGTAAGGCCTGGGTCTGATACAGCTGTGCATATTTTCGTGCTGAAAGACCCATGGAATCCTTCTTGTCACAATCGGCTCCCGCCTCAATTAAAACTCTTGCACAATCAATCTGTCCATTGCCAGATGCCAGAATCAACGCTGTCTGGCCGCTCTTACTCTCAATCTCCAGCTCAGCACCATTGTCTATAAAAAACCGAACTAATTCAACATGTCCATTCGATGCAGCATCCATCAAGGGCGTATTGTTTCGATCCAGACTGAGAAGATTGATTTCTGCTCCAGCTTCAACAAGAATTTTGGCAATTGAGTTGTGACCCTGCCTCGCTGCTGCACCCAACAATGAAACCTGATTATTAGAGAGTTTATTGACTTCAAAGCCGGCATCCAGAAAAACACTAGTCATAAACCTGTCACCTTCATTCACGACTCTGAAAAAATCCTGATGTGTATGCTCTTTTAATCTGTCTTGCAGAGTATTCAGTGCCAGTGCTTTTTGGATCTGACCATTCCAGCTCTGTGTCTTGCCTTTGAAAAAAACCATAAGAGACTCCAGGTCTTTAGCTATAGAAAACTCTTTCATCCATTCTGGTGGAGTGC contains:
- a CDS encoding ankyrin repeat domain-containing protein; translation: MKLSVFCSENKKSELPQLRLALDDFFIEYNTILFSGNDSLDSKMSALKQVLGSTFFYLLIPTQEDLNSQWISFVAGYSRMNTENTLFLYNEGTPPEWMKEFSIAKDLESLMVFFKGKTQSWNGQIQKALALNTLQDRLKEHTHQDFFRVVNEGDRFMTSVFLDAGFEVNKLSNNQVSLLGAAARQGHNSIAKILVEAGAEINLLSLDRNNTPLMDAASNGHVELVRFFIDNGAELEIESKSGQTALILASGNGQIDCARVLIEAGADCDKKDSMGLSARKYAQLYQTQALLEIMPPAPE